The proteins below come from a single Sus scrofa isolate TJ Tabasco breed Duroc unplaced genomic scaffold, Sscrofa11.1 Contig127, whole genome shotgun sequence genomic window:
- the LOC100518434 gene encoding olfactory receptor 14J1-like codes for MANFTTVSGFLLMGFSAKPELEVLWASLFLVLYLVALTGNTLIIAATSMDDSLYSPMYFFLKQLSFLDICYISVMVPRSICNSFRHTSSISLWECILQCLAFILCASAELAMLTVMSYDRYVAICLPLRYEIIMNVNTCIHGILAIWISGVVSGVMHTSATFSIHFCGANVIHQFFCEVPQLLKLACSDEYVRELGVTGFLSLVAFLCFLSIGFSYTRIFSTVLRIPSAEGRAKAFATCLPHLAVVTLFLSTGAFEFLKPHSDSPTALDFLLTLFYTVLPPTLNPMIYSLRNKAMKAALQRVVKRRKAYLFC; via the coding sequence ATGGCTAATTTCACTACAGTGAGTGGGTTTCTTCTCATGGGATTTTCTGCCAAGCCTGAGCTAGAAGTCTTATGGGCCTCTCTGTTCTTAGTCTTATACTTAGTGGCTTTAACTGGCAACACACTCATTATCGCTGCAACTTCCATGGATGACAGTCTCTACTcccctatgtatttcttcctcaaacAGCTTTCCTTCTTGGACATATGCTATATCTCTGTGATGGTACCAAGGTCCATTTGTAACTCTTTCAGGCATACTAGCAGTATTTCCCTCTGGGAATGCATACTGCAATGTCTAGCTTTCATTCTCTGTGCATCTGCTGAGCTGGCCATGCTCACAGTGATGTCCTACgatcgctacgtggccatctgcctTCCCCTGCGCTATGAAATCATCATGAATGTCAACACCTGTATTCACGGAATCCTAGCCATCTGGATCAGTGGGGTCGTCTCTGGAGTTATGCACACATCTGCTACTTTCTCCATCCACTTCTGTGGTGCCAATGTCATCCACCAGTTCTTCTGTGAGGTTCCCCAGCTCCTAAAACTCGCCTGTTCTGATGAGTATGTCCGTGAGCTTGGGGTCACAGGCTTTCTGTCCTTGGTGGCATTTCTTTGCTTCCTCTCCATTGGATTCTCCTACACACGCATATTCTCTACTGTGCTGAGGATCCCATCTGCCGAGGGGAGAGCCAAGGCCTTTGCCACTTGCCTCCCCCATCTAGCTGTGGTCACACTGTTTCTCTCTACTGGTGCCTTTGAGTTTCTGAAGCCACATTCTGACTCTCCAACTGCATTAGACTTTTTGCTTACTCTTTTTTATACTGTTCTGCCTCCCACACTTAATCCGAtgatctacagcctgagaaacaaaGCCATGAAGGCAGCTCTACAAAGGgttgttaaaagaagaaaagcctaCCTCTTTTGCTGA
- the LOC100518616 gene encoding olfactory receptor 12D2-like, with translation MPNQTSVTEFLLLGVTDIQELQPLLFVLFLAIYLVIMAGNGAILMVVISEPRLHSPMYFFLGNLSCLDICYSTVTLPKMLKNFLSSHKAISFWGCISQLHFFHFLGSTEALLLAVMAFDRFVAICKPLCYTLIMNPRVCTQMAVTVWIIGFFHALLHSVMTSHLNFCGSNYIHHFFCDIKSLLKLACGNIELNQWLLNTVTGTMAMGPFFLTLLSYGYIITHLSFKTHSCSMLHKALSTCASHFMVVVLFFAPVVFTYIRPTSGSSMDQDRIIAIMYSVVTPVLNPLIYTLRNKQVKVALNWVIRRRF, from the coding sequence ATGCCCAATCAAACATCAGTCACTGAATTTCTTCTCCTCGGAGTGACAGACATCCAAGAACTGCAGCCTTTGCTCTTCGTGCTTTTCCTCGCAATTTACCTGGTCATCATGGCTGGGAACGGAGCCATCCTGATGGTTGTCATCTCTGAGCCAAGACTCCATTctcctatgtatttcttcctgggaAACCTGTCCTGTCTAGATATCTGCTACTCCACAGTGACGCTGCCAAAGATGCTGAAGAACTTCCTCTCCTCACACAAAGCAATTTCTTTCTGGGGATGCATAAGCCAGCTTCACTTCTTCCACTTCCTGGGCAGCACAGAGGCCCTGTTGTTGGCCGTGATGGCTTTTGACCGCTTCGTGGCTATCTGCAAACCACTTTGTTACACTCTTATCATGAATCCTCGGGTCTGTACTCAAATGGCCGTCACTGTCTGGATCATCGGTTTTTTCCATGCCCTTCTGCACTCCGTAATGACCTCTCACTTAAACTTCTGTGGATCCAACTACATCCATCACTTCTTCTGTGATATTAAGTCTTTGCTCAAGCTGGCCTGTGGGAACATTGAGCTTAACCAGTGGCTGCTCAACACTGTTACAGGGACTATGGCGATGGGCCCATTCTTTCTAACACTTCTCTCCTATGGCTACATTATCACCCATCTTTCCTTCAAGACCCATTCCTGCAGCATGCTTCATAAAGCACTGTCCACTTGTGCCTCCCACTTCATGGTAgttgttcttttctttgctcCTGTTGTTTTCACGTATATTCGTCCTACCTCAGGTAGCTCCATGGACCAGGACAGGATCATTGCCATTATGTACAGTGTGGTCACTCCTGTACTAAACCCACTCATCTATACTCTGAGGAACAAGCAAGTAAAGGTAGCTTTGAATTGGGTGATCAGAAGGAGATTCTGA
- the LOC100152496 gene encoding olfactory receptor 14J1-like has product MANFTAVSGFLLMGFSAKPELEVLWASLFLVLYLVALTGNTLIIAATSMDDSLYSPMYFFLKHLSFLDICYISVTVPRSICNSFRHTSSISLWECILQCLAFTLCASAELAMLTVMSYDRYVAICLPLRYEIIMNVNTCIHGILAVWISGVVSGVMHTSATFSIHFCGANVIHQFFCEVPQLLKLACSDEYVRELGVTGFLSLVAFLCFLSIGFSYTRIFSTVLRIPSAEGRAKAFATCLPHLAVVTLFLSTGVFEFLKPHSDSPTALDFLLTLFYTVLPPTLNPMIYSLRNKAMKAALQKVVKRRKATSFAESL; this is encoded by the coding sequence ATGGCCAATTTCACTGCAGTGAGTGGGTTTCTCCTCATGGGATTTTCTGCCAAGCCTGAGCTAGAAGTCTTATGGGCCTCTCTGTTCTTAGTCTTATACTTAGTGGCTTTAACTGGCAACACACTCATTATCGCTGCAACTTCCATGGATGACAGTCTCTACTcccctatgtatttcttcctcaaacATCTTTCCTTCTTAGATATATGCTATATCTCTGTGACGGTACCAAGGTCCATTTGTAACTCTTTCAGGCATACTAGCAGTATTTCCCTCTGGGAATGCATACTGCAATGTCTGGCTTTCACTCTCTGTGCATCTGCTGAGCTGGCCATGCTCACAGTGATGTCCTacgatcgctatgtggccatctgccttCCCCTGCGCTATGAAATCATCATGAATGTCAACACCTGTATTCACGGAATCCTAGCCGTCTGGATCAGTGGGGTCGTCTCTGGAGTTATGCATACATCTGCTACTTTCTCCATCCACTTCTGTGGTGCCAATGTCATCCACCAGTTCTTCTGTGAGGTTCCCCAGCTCCTAAAACTCGCCTGTTCTGATGAGTATGTCCGTGAGCTTGGGGTCACAGGCTTTCTGTCCTTGGTGGCATTTCTTTGCTTCCTCTCCATTGGATTCTCCTACACACGCATATTCTCTACTGTGCTGAGGATCCCATCTGCCGAGGGGAGAGCCAAGGCCTTTGCCACTTGCCTCCCCCATCTAGCTGTGGTCACACTGTTTCTCTCTACTGGTGTCTTTGAGTTTCTGAAGCCACATTCTGACTCTCCAACTGCATTAGACTTTTTGCTTACTCTTTTTTATACTGTTCTGCCTCCCACACTTAATCCGAtgatctacagcctgagaaacaaaGCCATGAAGGCAGCTCTACAAAAGgttgttaaaagaagaaaagctacCTCTTTTGCTGAATCACTGTAA